A single region of the Ptychodera flava strain L36383 chromosome 9, AS_Pfla_20210202, whole genome shotgun sequence genome encodes:
- the LOC139140655 gene encoding carbonyl reductase [NADPH] 1-like: MPKEVAVVTGANKGIGLAIVRALCKDFDGDVYLTARDVGRGQQAVQDLEKENLHPKFHQLDITSKESIGKLKDFLEKNFGGLDVLVNNAAIAYKVNSTAPFTEQAEVTVACNFFGTLDVCDALFPVLRPHSRVVNVASRRGTITLGKMGKELVSKFRSSTLIRSELIALMNQFVRDVKAGNHEAEGWLTRAYGTSKLGVIALTAVQARTMAGDSREDILINSCCPGLVATDMNPKGTKTPDQGAETPVHLALLPVNAGKPQGEFLGEKKVIPWLIDGAGMNYNTYE; the protein is encoded by the exons ATGCCGAAAGAAGTTGCTGTG GTAACAGGTGCAAACAAAGGCATCGGCCTCGCAAttgtgagggcgctgtgcaaAGACTTCGATGGCGATGTTTATCTGACAGCCAGAGATGTGGGTAGAGGGCAGCAAGCTGTCCAAGATTTAGAAAAGGAAAACTTACAtccaaagtttcatcaactggATATCACTTCAAAGGAGAGTATTGGTAAACTTAAAGATTTTCTGGAGAAGAATTTTGGCGGTCTGGATGTCCTGGTAAATAATGCTGCGATAGCTTACAAA GTGAATAGCACGGCTCCATTTACAGAGCAAGCCGAAGTAACCGTAGCATGTAACTTTTTCGGGACGCTTGACGTATGCGATGCATTGTTTCCGGTACTGAGACCACACAGCAG GGTTGTGAACGTTGCCAGTAGGAGAGGAACAATTACCTTGGGCAAAATGGGCAAAGAATTGGTCAGTAAGTTCAGATCGTCGACCCTGATACGGTCTGAATTAATTGCGTTGATGAACCAGTTCGTAag AGATGTGAAGGCGGGAAATCATGAAGCAGAGGGCTGGCTTACCAGGGCCTACGGTACTTCAAAACTAGGGGTCATCGCCCTGACAGCTGTACAAGCTCGGACAATGGCCGGGGACTCCAGAGAAGATATACTCATTAATTCT tgCTGTCCAGGTTTGGTTGCCACCGACATGAACCCTAAGGGAACCAAAACCCCGGATCAAGGAGCAGAAACTCCGGTACATCTGGCTCTGCTTCCAGTCAATGCTGGCAAACCTCAAGGAGAATTCCTGGGAGAGAAGAAAGTCATACCGTGGCTGATAGATGGCGCAGGGATGAATTATAACACCTATGAATAG